The following are encoded in a window of Trichormus variabilis 0441 genomic DNA:
- a CDS encoding helix-turn-helix domain-containing protein yields MPIDVQIERIIRVDAPGIGAKIKQARERDPRSVEELAKAADMTRANWYRIEREENDVLPEVTLRKIEEVLGVNFGISFDN; encoded by the coding sequence ATGCCTATAGATGTGCAAATAGAAAGGATTATACGAGTTGATGCCCCAGGCATCGGAGCGAAAATTAAACAAGCTAGAGAGCGAGATCCACGGTCAGTAGAAGAATTAGCAAAGGCGGCTGATATGACTCGTGCTAATTGGTATCGAATTGAGCGTGAAGAAAATGATGTTCTGCCAGAAGTAACGCTCCGTAAAATCGAAGAAGTTTTGGGCGTGAATTTTGGCATCAGTTTTGATAATTAG
- a CDS encoding DUF1392 family protein produces the protein MTCIISELEKCWYLSPPWGKQMPPIQIDLSERVYIKATRTFGYCCGVVWQDDQWIYSVLSEHSIVQMTKYQILGTGKIQSVSLDKPEFAVGDRVLLRFSSHATKQRLVLGVVLVNGSWFYVVEMVSPTLSPALGSPIRFALVSEKDLVQVHL, from the coding sequence ATGACTTGTATAATTTCTGAGCTTGAAAAATGTTGGTATCTATCGCCACCTTGGGGTAAACAAATGCCCCCAATTCAGATTGATTTGTCGGAACGAGTTTACATCAAAGCAACCAGAACATTCGGCTACTGCTGCGGCGTTGTGTGGCAGGATGACCAGTGGATTTACTCGGTCTTGAGCGAACATTCTATTGTCCAGATGACTAAATATCAAATTCTTGGTACAGGAAAGATACAATCCGTCAGCTTGGACAAACCAGAGTTTGCAGTTGGCGATCGCGTGTTACTCCGTTTCAGCAGCCACGCCACAAAACAGCGATTGGTGCTGGGTGTAGTGCTGGTGAATGGTAGTTGGTTTTATGTGGTTGAAATGGTTTCCCCTACTTTATCCCCAGCACTGGGTTCACCAATCCGTTTCGCGTTGGTTAGTGAAAAAGATTTAGTCCAAGTTCATCTGTAA